The Pseudodesulfovibrio sp. zrk46 genome contains a region encoding:
- a CDS encoding HD domain-containing protein gives MSQPFKDAVGFCKTIMRNGFDAYVVNVRLQALTLDESGNEKELDICTDAGLDELQKYFPNLEASKDKGIIGTLLEGGVTYYFYAADVDDASYVTEAVSTMTPRLLKRLELRGDIPLSSVCPFIPKAKDAYADFADFAEGKIRFKGDPDQALKKDYTLAYRCLRFAANFDKEIEANSWAAIVRNAPQVLEFVPMAEFLDEWHKVEAEAMYRFFGLLFDSMLLHGLIPEIAALSRVKQIKNPESGEEETVLEHTLDVMRAYPEELPYDWKGTVACLFHDVGKLYTAEFYDEKWNFLQHHRVGAKAARRILKRLRFEESDIDLVCDLVQNHMRPHFMLTDKGIRRLRSLDEYPRIMEMVKADIKAREGSWREFNHNLKMAERADIPEDEIEPFLDGNRIMVLAKLKPGPAIGKIRDELLKAQIRDEVSTLEEAEQFVVDYVEANRMY, from the coding sequence ATGAGTCAGCCTTTTAAAGACGCAGTTGGTTTCTGTAAAACCATCATGCGTAACGGTTTTGACGCCTACGTGGTCAATGTTCGTCTCCAGGCTCTGACCCTGGACGAATCGGGCAACGAAAAGGAACTCGATATCTGCACCGACGCCGGACTGGATGAGCTGCAGAAATACTTCCCCAACCTGGAAGCATCCAAGGACAAGGGAATCATCGGCACCCTGCTTGAGGGTGGTGTGACATATTACTTCTACGCTGCCGACGTTGACGACGCTTCGTACGTTACCGAGGCCGTGTCCACCATGACGCCTCGCCTGCTCAAGCGTCTTGAGCTGCGTGGTGATATTCCGCTTTCCTCTGTCTGCCCCTTCATTCCCAAGGCCAAAGACGCCTACGCAGACTTCGCGGACTTCGCCGAAGGCAAGATTCGCTTCAAGGGCGATCCGGACCAGGCACTGAAGAAGGATTACACCCTCGCTTATCGCTGCCTGCGTTTTGCCGCCAACTTTGACAAGGAAATCGAGGCCAATTCCTGGGCCGCCATTGTCCGTAATGCACCCCAGGTGCTGGAGTTCGTGCCCATGGCCGAGTTCCTGGATGAGTGGCACAAGGTGGAAGCCGAGGCCATGTACCGTTTCTTCGGTCTGCTCTTCGACTCCATGCTGCTGCACGGCCTGATCCCCGAGATCGCGGCCCTGTCCCGCGTGAAGCAGATCAAGAATCCGGAATCCGGCGAGGAAGAGACTGTGCTGGAGCACACCCTCGACGTGATGCGGGCCTACCCGGAAGAACTTCCTTACGACTGGAAGGGCACCGTGGCGTGTCTGTTCCACGATGTGGGCAAGCTCTACACCGCTGAATTCTACGACGAGAAGTGGAACTTCCTGCAGCACCACCGCGTTGGTGCCAAGGCCGCCCGTCGCATCCTCAAGCGCCTGCGCTTCGAGGAGTCCGATATCGATCTGGTGTGCGATCTGGTGCAGAACCACATGCGTCCGCACTTCATGCTCACCGACAAGGGTATCCGCCGTCTGCGTTCCCTCGACGAGTACCCGCGCATCATGGAGATGGTCAAAGCGGACATCAAGGCCCGCGAAGGCTCCTGGCGTGAGTTCAACCACAACCTCAAGATGGCCGAGCGCGCTGACATCCCGGAAGACGAGATCGAACCCTTCCTCGATGGTAACCGCATCATGGTCCTCGCCAAGCTCAAGCCCGGTCCTGCCATCGGCAAGATCCGCGACGAGCTGCTCAAGGCCCAGATCCGCGACGAAGTTTCCACTCTCGAGGAAGCCGAACAGTTCGTGGTCGACTACGTAGAAGCCAACCGCATGTACTAG
- a CDS encoding dihydroorotase, which yields MAKIDLIVRRAKLDGKEVDIFVSKGKIVEVKKSAETIDAGDAKVEEAFGLTVMASMTDVHVHLREPGFEYKEDVESGLRAAAWGGFSNILCMANTKPVNDDDSVTKLMLEQARKFWPKGPRLFPIGALTKGLKGEELAPMAELAEAGCAAFSNDGVPVKSTELFRRAMEYASDWDKVVIDHCEDPYMGVAAGVNEGVVSSRLGLPAQPDMAEALQVARDVLLAEYLELPIHLAHISCRKSLDLIRFAKERGVKVTAETAPHYLVLTEDYLENEATEYDTNAKVNPPLRTLDDQNAMLEGLNDGTIDCLATDHAPHAAHEKETEFDVAPCGITGLDTALSVTWQLVKDGKLKKEAFTRAWTTAPCEIFKLPVNTFQPGDPADFFLFDEAEEWTVEPQALHSKGKNTPLLGTTLKGRVKTHFIQGKKIV from the coding sequence ATGGCTAAGATAGATTTGATAGTTCGTAGAGCCAAATTAGACGGCAAAGAAGTCGATATTTTCGTTTCCAAAGGCAAAATCGTCGAGGTGAAGAAATCCGCTGAAACCATCGACGCTGGCGACGCCAAAGTGGAAGAGGCCTTTGGCCTGACCGTCATGGCGTCCATGACCGACGTGCACGTACACCTTCGTGAACCGGGCTTCGAATACAAAGAAGATGTGGAATCCGGTCTGCGGGCTGCTGCCTGGGGCGGGTTCTCCAATATCCTGTGCATGGCCAACACCAAGCCGGTGAATGACGATGACTCCGTCACCAAGCTGATGCTGGAGCAGGCCCGTAAGTTCTGGCCCAAAGGCCCCCGCCTGTTCCCCATCGGCGCACTGACCAAAGGGTTGAAAGGCGAAGAGCTGGCTCCCATGGCCGAGCTGGCCGAGGCAGGTTGCGCGGCATTCTCCAATGACGGTGTGCCGGTCAAATCCACGGAGCTGTTCCGTCGTGCCATGGAATATGCCTCTGACTGGGATAAGGTGGTCATCGATCACTGCGAAGACCCCTATATGGGCGTGGCCGCTGGCGTGAACGAAGGCGTTGTTTCCAGCCGCCTCGGATTGCCTGCCCAGCCGGATATGGCCGAGGCCCTGCAGGTGGCGCGTGATGTGCTGCTGGCTGAGTACCTCGAGCTGCCCATCCACCTCGCGCACATCTCTTGCCGCAAGTCTCTGGACCTGATCCGTTTCGCCAAGGAGCGCGGCGTGAAGGTCACAGCCGAGACCGCACCGCACTATCTGGTGCTGACCGAGGATTACCTCGAAAATGAGGCCACTGAATACGACACCAATGCCAAGGTGAACCCGCCGCTGCGTACGCTCGACGACCAGAATGCCATGCTGGAAGGGCTGAACGACGGTACCATCGACTGCCTCGCCACCGACCATGCGCCTCATGCAGCCCATGAGAAGGAGACCGAGTTTGATGTGGCCCCGTGCGGCATCACCGGGCTGGATACGGCCCTGTCCGTTACGTGGCAGCTGGTCAAGGACGGCAAGCTCAAGAAGGAAGCCTTCACCCGCGCCTGGACCACGGCTCCGTGTGAAATATTCAAGCTGCCCGTGAACACTTTCCAGCCCGGCGATCCTGCTGATTTCTTCCTTTTTGATGAGGCAGAGGAGTGGACAGTCGAGCCTCAGGCCTTACATTCAAAGGGCAAGAACACGCCTTTGCTCGGAACCACCCTGAAAGGTCGGGTAAAAACCCATTTCATTCAGGGCAAAAAAATTGTATAA